In Nocardioides faecalis, the following proteins share a genomic window:
- a CDS encoding ROK family transcriptional regulator has product MAEPDAPGPRGADSLRRSNAAAVLRALRDEGPGSRAELAARTGLAKATVGTIVAALTDAGVLQPDAEAAPSTGRGRPGRRLTLAGGRPVGVGVEVNVEYVAAVVLDLAGVPQLELTRDVPPGGDVTAHLAALARAVATRLREQDRHVLGATVAVPGLVGGDDRTAVWAPNLQVAGTGLAATLDTAFGWRGRTRVSNDADCSALAELHHGAGRGAGDLLYLTGTVGIGAGLVEGGRLLRGARGFAGEVGHLPLGAAHARCGCGRSGCWEASVGLHALLAAVDMPEAGTPVTTARAVAAAAADDPELAEAVAGLARWLGRGLGVLAGVLDPGRIVLGGYFAPLGDLVVVPARRELAATLATSDLGVPDLVLGELGTEAAATGAAQRSLADVFAGRADPFAGTSAAEPGDAEEAGESGEAGESRTG; this is encoded by the coding sequence GTGGCTGAGCCGGACGCGCCGGGGCCCCGGGGCGCGGACTCGCTGCGCCGCAGCAACGCCGCCGCGGTGCTGCGCGCCCTGCGCGACGAGGGCCCGGGCAGCCGGGCCGAGCTCGCGGCCCGCACCGGCCTGGCCAAGGCCACCGTGGGCACGATCGTCGCCGCACTGACCGATGCCGGCGTGCTGCAGCCGGACGCCGAGGCCGCCCCCAGCACCGGTCGCGGCCGCCCCGGCCGGCGGCTCACGCTGGCCGGCGGCCGTCCCGTCGGGGTCGGGGTGGAGGTCAACGTCGAGTACGTCGCCGCGGTGGTCCTCGACCTCGCCGGGGTCCCGCAGCTGGAGCTCACCCGCGACGTGCCGCCCGGCGGCGACGTCACCGCCCACCTCGCGGCGCTGGCCCGCGCCGTGGCGACCCGCCTGCGGGAGCAGGATCGGCACGTGCTCGGCGCCACCGTCGCCGTGCCCGGGCTGGTGGGCGGCGACGACCGCACCGCGGTCTGGGCGCCGAACCTGCAGGTGGCCGGGACCGGGCTCGCCGCGACGCTCGACACGGCCTTCGGGTGGCGCGGGCGCACCCGGGTCAGCAACGACGCGGACTGCTCGGCGCTCGCCGAGCTGCACCACGGGGCCGGCCGCGGTGCCGGGGACCTGCTCTATCTGACCGGCACCGTCGGCATCGGTGCCGGGCTGGTCGAGGGCGGTCGGCTGCTGCGGGGCGCCCGCGGTTTCGCCGGCGAGGTCGGGCACCTGCCGCTCGGCGCGGCACACGCCCGGTGCGGCTGCGGTCGCAGCGGCTGCTGGGAGGCGTCCGTGGGCCTGCACGCACTGCTCGCGGCCGTGGACATGCCCGAGGCTGGGACGCCGGTGACCACGGCGCGGGCGGTCGCCGCCGCGGCGGCCGACGACCCGGAGCTCGCCGAGGCCGTGGCCGGCCTCGCCCGCTGGCTGGGCCGCGGCCTCGGCGTGCTGGCCGGTGTGCTCGACCCGGGCCGGATCGTGCTGGGCGGGTACTTCGCGCCGCTGGGCGACCTCGTCGTCGTACCGGCGCGGCGCGAGCTCGCCGCTACCCTGGCCACCAGCGACCTCGGGGTGCCCGACCTGGTGCTGGGCGAGCTCGGCACCGAGGCCGCCGCGACCGGGGCTGCGCAGCGGTCGCTGGCCGACGTCTTCGCCGGCCGCGCCGACCCGTTCGCCGGGACGAGCGCAGCCGAGCCCGGGGATGCCGAGGAGGCCGGCGAGTCCGGGGAGGCTGGGGAGTCGCGGACGGGCTGA
- the xylA gene encoding xylose isomerase — translation MTATSASNMQRPEPRREDRFSFGLWTVGWQARDPFGDPTRAPMDPVHALERLAALGAYGVNFHDDDLVPFGTDDAERTRILDRFRKGLADTGLVVTTATTNLFTHPVFKDGAFTSNHRDVRRFALRKVMRNLDLAAELGAQVYVCWGGREGAEFGAAKDVPAALDRYREAFDLLGEYVTDRGYDLRFAIEPKPNEPRGDILLPTVGHALAFISTLDRPELVGVNPEVGHEEMAGLNAAAGYAQALWQGKLFHIDLNGQNGPRYDQDLRFGAGNVRGAFWVVDTLLAGGYDGPVHFDFKPVRPETEEGVWVSARACMDNYLILREKVTAFRADPEVQAALEVAGLPELARPTLAEGEGWRELAEWPLPDVEVLAAREVAMEHLDQLALEHLYGVRG, via the coding sequence ATGACCGCCACCAGCGCCAGCAACATGCAGCGCCCCGAGCCCCGGCGTGAGGACCGGTTCTCCTTCGGGCTGTGGACCGTGGGCTGGCAGGCCCGCGACCCGTTCGGCGACCCCACCCGGGCGCCGATGGACCCCGTGCACGCCCTCGAGCGGCTCGCCGCGCTCGGCGCCTACGGCGTCAACTTCCACGACGACGACCTCGTCCCGTTCGGCACCGACGACGCCGAGCGCACCCGGATCCTCGACCGCTTCCGCAAAGGCCTGGCCGACACCGGCCTGGTGGTCACCACGGCCACCACCAACCTGTTCACCCACCCGGTGTTCAAGGACGGCGCGTTCACCTCCAACCACCGCGACGTACGACGCTTCGCGCTACGCAAGGTGATGCGCAACCTCGACCTCGCCGCCGAGCTCGGCGCCCAGGTCTACGTCTGCTGGGGCGGTCGCGAGGGCGCGGAGTTCGGCGCGGCCAAGGACGTGCCCGCCGCGTTGGACCGCTACCGCGAGGCCTTCGACCTGCTCGGCGAGTACGTGACCGACCGCGGCTACGACCTGCGGTTCGCGATCGAGCCCAAGCCCAACGAGCCCCGCGGCGACATCCTGCTGCCCACCGTCGGCCACGCGCTGGCGTTCATCTCCACCCTCGACCGCCCCGAGCTGGTCGGGGTGAACCCGGAGGTCGGGCACGAGGAGATGGCCGGCCTCAACGCCGCCGCGGGGTACGCGCAGGCGCTGTGGCAAGGCAAGCTCTTCCACATCGACCTCAACGGCCAGAACGGTCCCCGCTACGACCAGGACCTGCGCTTCGGGGCCGGCAACGTGCGTGGCGCCTTCTGGGTGGTCGACACCCTCCTCGCCGGCGGGTACGACGGTCCCGTGCACTTCGACTTCAAGCCGGTCCGCCCCGAGACCGAGGAGGGGGTGTGGGTCTCGGCCCGCGCCTGCATGGACAACTACCTCATCCTGCGCGAGAAGGTCACCGCCTTCCGGGCCGATCCCGAGGTGCAGGCCGCGCTCGAGGTGGCCGGCCTGCCGGAGCTGGCCCGCCCCACCCTCGCCGAGGGCGAGGGCTGGCGCGAGCTCGCCGAGTGGCCGCTGCCCGACGTCGAGGTGCTGGCCGCCCGGGAGGTCGCGATGGAGCACCTCGACCAGCTCGCCCTCGAGCACCTCTACGGCGTCCGTGGCTGA
- a CDS encoding FGGY family carbohydrate kinase, whose protein sequence is MLVLGVDSSTQSTKAVLVDADDGTVLASRCAPHPPGTEVDPRAWLNAVDTATDGLLERAAAVAVAGQQHGLVALDSAAEPVRPALLWNDTRSAPQARALVAELGGPAACAAALGSVLVASFTATKLRWLAENEPDNAARVARVLLPHDYVSAHLAAPGTPVFTDRGDASGTGYFDAVAGAWREDLLVAALGHGAELPVVVPSHTAAGATGAGAVLAAGTGDNMAAALGLGLSGDDVLVSIGTSGVASTVAADPVADPTGAVTGFADAAGGYLPLVATINAVEILGLPERLLGVDHEQLADLALSAAPGAGGLGVSPYYGGERTPDLPHATGTWAGLSPATSRADVARAAVEALLCSLAEATDALTAQTGQDPQRVILVGGGSANRAVQVLAPAILDRQVLVAEPGEHVARGAARQAAWALSGRSSPPDWPLPVHLPPGRQPTPDAEQRADGAEVRRRYAALRERLGPAGLAGP, encoded by the coding sequence GTGCTGGTCCTCGGCGTCGACTCCTCGACGCAGTCCACGAAGGCCGTGCTCGTCGACGCCGACGACGGGACCGTCCTGGCCTCCCGCTGCGCCCCGCACCCGCCGGGCACCGAGGTCGACCCGCGCGCCTGGCTCAACGCCGTGGACACCGCCACCGACGGGCTGCTCGAGCGCGCCGCGGCCGTCGCCGTGGCCGGGCAGCAGCACGGGCTGGTGGCGCTCGACTCTGCCGCCGAGCCGGTCCGTCCCGCGCTGCTGTGGAACGACACCCGCTCCGCACCCCAGGCCCGCGCCCTGGTCGCCGAGCTCGGCGGACCCGCCGCCTGCGCCGCAGCCCTCGGCAGCGTCCTGGTCGCCTCGTTCACCGCCACCAAGCTGCGTTGGCTCGCCGAGAACGAGCCGGACAACGCCGCCCGGGTCGCGCGTGTGCTGCTGCCCCACGACTACGTCTCGGCCCACCTCGCCGCGCCTGGCACGCCCGTGTTCACCGACCGGGGCGACGCCTCGGGCACCGGCTACTTCGACGCCGTGGCCGGGGCCTGGCGCGAGGACCTGCTGGTCGCGGCGCTCGGCCACGGAGCCGAGCTGCCCGTCGTCGTACCGTCGCACACCGCGGCGGGGGCGACCGGCGCCGGCGCGGTGCTCGCCGCCGGCACCGGCGACAACATGGCGGCCGCGCTGGGGCTGGGCCTGAGCGGTGACGACGTGCTCGTCTCGATCGGCACCTCCGGCGTCGCCTCCACCGTGGCCGCCGACCCGGTCGCCGACCCCACCGGCGCCGTCACCGGCTTCGCCGACGCCGCGGGCGGCTACCTGCCCCTGGTCGCCACCATCAACGCCGTCGAGATCCTCGGGCTGCCCGAGCGCCTGCTCGGCGTCGACCACGAGCAGCTCGCCGACCTCGCGCTGTCGGCCGCTCCCGGCGCCGGCGGGCTGGGGGTCTCGCCGTACTACGGCGGCGAGCGCACGCCGGACCTGCCCCATGCCACCGGCACCTGGGCCGGGCTGTCCCCGGCGACCAGCCGTGCCGACGTCGCCCGCGCCGCGGTGGAGGCGTTGCTGTGCTCCCTGGCCGAGGCCACCGACGCGCTGACCGCGCAGACGGGCCAGGACCCGCAACGGGTGATCCTCGTCGGCGGCGGCTCGGCCAACCGAGCGGTCCAGGTGCTCGCGCCGGCGATCCTGGACCGGCAGGTCCTGGTGGCCGAGCCCGGCGAGCACGTCGCCCGCGGCGCCGCCCGCCAGGCCGCGTGGGCGCTCTCCGGACGCAGCAGCCCGCCTGACTGGCCCCTGCCCGTGCACCTGCCGCCCGGACGCCAGCCGACCCCGGACGCCGAGCAGCGCGCCGACGGCGCCGAGGTGCGCCGGCGCTACGCCGCCCTGCGCGAGCGCCTCGGCCCCGCCGGCCTCGCCGGCCCCTGA
- a CDS encoding DUF5709 domain-containing protein: MTSNDPTTDAETYNGYSIDDEDQPGAGEGLGDSDVEDELDRGYSPPERYSAAQGYGNTPWEEAHPRPLEDRLKEEEPEPDPLAEAEAVDDDGLTHEADLPGTEVGDQRAGRLVDPDEGLGADTEKDLVAGDVGIDGAAASAEEAAMHVIDEGDDAGLTEE; this comes from the coding sequence ATGACCAGCAACGACCCGACCACCGACGCCGAGACCTACAACGGCTACAGCATCGACGACGAGGACCAGCCGGGAGCGGGCGAGGGGCTCGGCGACAGCGACGTCGAGGACGAGCTGGACCGTGGCTACTCCCCGCCCGAGCGCTACTCGGCGGCGCAGGGATATGGCAACACTCCCTGGGAGGAGGCCCACCCCCGCCCGCTGGAGGACCGCCTGAAGGAGGAGGAGCCGGAGCCGGACCCCCTGGCGGAGGCGGAGGCGGTCGACGACGACGGCCTGACCCACGAGGCGGACCTGCCCGGCACCGAGGTCGGCGACCAGCGCGCCGGCCGGCTCGTCGACCCCGACGAAGGACTGGGCGCGGACACGGAGAAGGACCTCGTGGCCGGGGACGTGGGCATCGACGGTGCCGCTGCCAGCGCAGAGGAGGCAGCGATGCACGTCATCGACGAGGGCGACGACGCAGGCCTCACCGAGGAGTGA
- a CDS encoding GPGG-motif small membrane protein, producing the protein MIFILWLLAVILVISGIFSLIRGQMLWGIVLIVVGLLVGPGGVSMFG; encoded by the coding sequence GTGATCTTCATTCTGTGGCTCCTTGCCGTGATCCTCGTGATCTCGGGCATCTTCAGCCTCATCCGCGGACAGATGCTGTGGGGCATCGTGCTGATCGTCGTCGGACTGCTCGTCGGTCCGGGTGGAGTCAGCATGTTCGGATAG
- a CDS encoding acyl-CoA synthetase: MYPGTWAAQDPDKPALIMSGSGEVLTYGELDERSLRLANHLRARGLGAGDVVALLSDNRPESYEVYWAALRSGLYVTAVNSHLSAPEVSYIVSDCGAKALVVSAALAGTVADLEVDVAERLAFGGAVPGYDAYDAALAQAGAEPLPEQPHGDDLLYSSGTTGRPKGIKPPLPQIAVDEPGYLYPTMFAPSYGFDQSTVYLSPAPVYHAAPLRFGGVIHTVGGTLVMMEHFDAEAALAAIEEHRVTHTQMVPTMFVRLLKLPAEVREKYDVSSLGCVVHAAAPCPVDVKRKMINWLGPVLHEYYASTEANGATAIDAETWLAHPGSVGRPLLGVLHIVDEEGAELGPGEVGTIYFEREARTFSYHNDPDKTRATEHPEHPGWTTVGDLGYLDEEGFLYLTDRKAFMIISGGVNIYPQEVEDLFTLHPAVADIGVVGVPDEDMGERVVAFVQPADGVTGDDALAAELTEYARARIAHYKVPREIHFRADLPRTPTGKMVKGKLREAYRDVAVGQ; the protein is encoded by the coding sequence ATGTATCCCGGAACCTGGGCCGCTCAGGACCCCGACAAGCCCGCACTGATCATGTCCGGCTCCGGTGAGGTGCTCACCTACGGCGAGCTCGACGAGCGCAGCCTGCGCCTGGCGAACCACCTCCGCGCCCGCGGCCTGGGCGCCGGTGACGTCGTCGCCCTCCTCAGCGACAACCGGCCCGAGAGCTACGAGGTCTATTGGGCCGCGTTGCGCTCCGGGCTCTACGTCACCGCGGTCAACTCCCACCTCTCGGCCCCCGAGGTCTCCTACATCGTCAGCGACTGCGGCGCCAAGGCGCTGGTCGTGTCCGCCGCGCTCGCCGGGACCGTCGCAGACCTCGAGGTCGACGTGGCCGAACGCCTCGCCTTCGGCGGCGCCGTGCCCGGGTACGACGCCTACGACGCCGCGCTCGCCCAGGCCGGCGCCGAGCCGCTGCCCGAGCAGCCGCACGGTGACGACCTGCTCTACTCCAGCGGCACCACCGGCCGGCCCAAGGGGATCAAGCCGCCGCTGCCGCAGATCGCCGTCGACGAGCCCGGCTACCTCTACCCGACGATGTTCGCGCCGTCGTACGGCTTCGACCAGAGCACGGTCTACCTCTCCCCGGCGCCGGTCTACCACGCCGCTCCGCTGCGCTTCGGTGGCGTGATCCACACCGTCGGCGGCACGCTGGTGATGATGGAGCACTTCGACGCCGAGGCCGCGCTGGCCGCGATCGAGGAGCACCGGGTCACCCACACCCAGATGGTGCCGACGATGTTCGTGCGGCTGCTGAAGCTGCCCGCCGAGGTCCGGGAGAAGTACGACGTGTCCAGCCTCGGGTGCGTGGTGCACGCCGCCGCGCCGTGCCCGGTCGACGTGAAGCGGAAGATGATCAACTGGCTCGGCCCGGTGCTGCACGAGTACTACGCCTCGACGGAGGCCAACGGGGCCACCGCGATCGACGCCGAGACCTGGCTGGCCCACCCGGGCTCCGTCGGCCGGCCGCTGCTCGGCGTGCTGCACATCGTCGACGAGGAGGGCGCCGAGCTCGGTCCCGGCGAGGTCGGCACCATCTACTTCGAGCGCGAGGCCCGCACCTTCAGCTATCACAACGACCCCGACAAGACGCGGGCCACCGAGCACCCGGAGCACCCGGGCTGGACGACGGTGGGCGACCTCGGCTACCTCGACGAGGAGGGCTTCCTCTACCTGACCGACCGCAAGGCGTTCATGATCATCTCCGGCGGGGTGAACATCTATCCCCAGGAGGTCGAGGACCTCTTCACGCTGCACCCCGCGGTCGCCGACATCGGCGTGGTCGGGGTGCCGGACGAGGACATGGGGGAGCGGGTCGTGGCGTTCGTCCAGCCCGCCGACGGCGTGACCGGCGACGACGCCCTGGCTGCCGAGCTCACCGAGTACGCCCGGGCTCGGATCGCGCACTACAAGGTGCCCCGTGAGATCCACTTCCGTGCCGACCTGCCGCGCACCCCCACAGGCAAGATGGTCAAGGGCAAGCTGCGGGAGGCCTACCGAGATGTGGCGGTCGGCCAGTAG
- a CDS encoding molybdopterin-dependent oxidoreductase gives MSGVPVTCPLCEATCGLLVSTREDGTIGVRGDRDDVFSRGYLCPKGASIGELHADPDRLRRPLLKRGGRHVEVDWEEAFAEIERRLPPLLDTHGRDAVAVYFGNPTAHNLSGALYLRPLLKALGTRNVFSAGTVDQAPKTFVCGYLYGDAATIAVPDLDRTNYLLVLGGNPLVSNGSLMTAPDMRGRLRAITARGKVVVVDPRRTRTAEAASEHVPIRPGSDALLLLAMVHTLFAEDLVDLGLAAPYVDGLEQVRAIAAEVGPEDAAPHTGIDAGTIRRLARELAAADRAVVYGRMGTTAQPFGTLASWLIDVLNILTGNLDTPGGAMFPLAAAGQANTRPGPRRPFRHGRWHGRASGRPEVMGELPAATLAEEIAAPGEDRVRALVTLSGNPVLSVPGATRLEAALEELELMVSIDVYLNETTRHADVVLPGPSPLERSHYDLLLYQYSVRNIARYSPAVHDTDVPPEWHTMLRLAAIAGGLGAGAAVTDLDDALAQSMAELNAATPEPGLCGPERLLDILLKAGPYDLTFADVAAAPHGLDLGPLQPRLPGVLATGRIDLVPEPVLADLDRLRTFAARQPGAELLLIGRRHLRSNNSWMHNVATLNRAGNDCTLHLHPDDAARLGLADGSDALVCSADGEVVAPVEVTDTIAAGVVCLPHGWGHQVGAPGRVAAARPGVNANMLGDLALLDGPTGTAAVNALPVTVRPATVQPATGT, from the coding sequence ATGAGTGGTGTGCCGGTGACCTGTCCGTTGTGCGAGGCCACCTGCGGGCTGCTCGTCTCCACCCGGGAGGACGGCACGATCGGGGTGCGCGGCGACCGCGACGACGTGTTCAGTCGCGGCTACCTGTGCCCCAAGGGCGCCTCGATCGGCGAGCTGCACGCCGACCCGGACCGGCTGCGCCGTCCGCTCCTCAAGCGCGGCGGACGCCACGTCGAGGTCGACTGGGAGGAGGCGTTCGCCGAGATCGAGCGCCGGCTCCCGCCCCTGCTGGACACCCACGGCCGGGACGCGGTCGCGGTGTACTTCGGCAACCCCACCGCGCACAACCTGTCCGGTGCGCTCTACCTGCGCCCGCTGCTCAAGGCGCTGGGCACCCGCAACGTCTTCAGCGCCGGCACGGTGGACCAGGCGCCCAAGACGTTCGTCTGCGGCTACCTGTACGGCGACGCCGCCACCATCGCGGTGCCCGACCTGGACCGCACGAACTACCTGTTGGTGCTGGGTGGCAACCCGCTGGTGTCCAACGGCAGCCTGATGACCGCCCCCGACATGCGCGGTCGGCTGCGGGCCATCACCGCCCGCGGCAAGGTGGTCGTGGTCGACCCCCGCCGGACCCGCACCGCCGAGGCGGCCAGCGAGCACGTGCCGATCCGGCCCGGCAGCGACGCGCTGTTGCTGCTCGCCATGGTGCACACCCTGTTCGCCGAGGACCTCGTGGACCTGGGCCTCGCGGCGCCGTACGTCGACGGGCTGGAGCAGGTGCGCGCCATCGCCGCCGAGGTGGGACCCGAGGACGCCGCGCCGCACACCGGTATCGACGCGGGCACCATCCGCCGGCTGGCGCGCGAGCTCGCCGCGGCGGACCGGGCGGTCGTCTACGGCCGGATGGGCACCACCGCCCAGCCCTTCGGCACCCTGGCCAGCTGGCTGATCGACGTGCTCAACATCCTCACCGGCAACCTGGACACCCCCGGCGGCGCCATGTTCCCGCTGGCCGCGGCGGGCCAGGCCAACACCCGCCCCGGCCCCCGGCGGCCGTTCCGGCACGGCCGGTGGCACGGCCGCGCCTCGGGCCGCCCAGAGGTGATGGGCGAGCTGCCCGCCGCGACGCTGGCCGAGGAGATCGCCGCGCCCGGCGAGGACCGCGTGCGCGCGCTGGTCACGCTCAGCGGCAACCCCGTCCTCAGCGTGCCGGGCGCGACGCGCCTGGAGGCCGCGCTGGAGGAGCTCGAGCTGATGGTGAGCATCGACGTCTACCTCAACGAGACCACCCGGCACGCTGACGTCGTCCTGCCCGGGCCCTCGCCGCTGGAGCGTAGCCACTACGACCTGCTGCTCTACCAGTACTCGGTGCGCAACATCGCCCGCTACTCCCCGGCGGTGCACGACACCGACGTGCCGCCGGAGTGGCACACCATGCTGCGGCTCGCGGCGATCGCCGGCGGGCTGGGCGCCGGCGCGGCGGTGACCGACCTCGACGACGCGCTGGCCCAGAGCATGGCCGAGCTCAACGCGGCCACGCCGGAGCCCGGGCTGTGCGGCCCCGAGCGCCTGCTGGACATCTTGTTGAAGGCGGGTCCCTACGACCTGACGTTCGCCGACGTCGCCGCCGCGCCGCACGGCCTCGACCTCGGGCCGCTGCAGCCGCGGCTGCCCGGGGTGCTCGCCACCGGCCGGATCGACCTCGTGCCGGAGCCGGTGCTCGCCGACCTGGACCGGCTCCGGACGTTCGCCGCCCGGCAACCGGGCGCCGAGCTGCTGCTGATCGGACGACGCCACCTGCGCTCGAACAACTCCTGGATGCACAACGTCGCGACGCTGAACCGCGCCGGCAACGACTGCACGCTGCACCTGCACCCCGACGACGCCGCCCGGCTCGGCCTGGCCGACGGGTCCGACGCGCTGGTGTGCAGCGCGGACGGCGAGGTGGTCGCCCCCGTCGAGGTCACCGACACCATCGCCGCCGGCGTGGTGTGCCTGCCGCACGGCTGGGGGCACCAGGTCGGCGCCCCGGGCCGCGTCGCCGCAGCCCGGCCGGGAGTCAACGCCAACATGCTGGGCGACCTCGCGCTGCTCGACGGGCCGACCGGCACCGCGGCGGTCAACGCCCTGCCGGTCACGGTCCGGCCCGCCACGGTCCAGCCCGCCACGGGGACCTAG
- a CDS encoding TetR/AcrR family transcriptional regulator, whose product MRADAARRRAAIVHAARALIAERGAEIALDAVAEAAGVGIATLYRNFESRAALLDEVAAAILADVRFAAEQARPELAGVRGAAAAAAWEAFLRGLVDLHLGALSAGLAEHAAGTLSDPVREAQDEALRAVDELLRTAVAAGAVRADLSALELVVAVGTLTRPQPAEVLRAAPRLPEQLLTILVTGTAPSGRA is encoded by the coding sequence ATGCGGGCTGATGCAGCCAGGCGCAGGGCGGCGATCGTGCACGCCGCCCGCGCCCTGATCGCCGAGCGCGGCGCCGAGATCGCCCTCGATGCGGTCGCCGAGGCCGCCGGGGTCGGCATCGCCACGCTGTACCGCAACTTCGAGTCCCGAGCCGCGCTGCTGGACGAGGTCGCCGCGGCGATCCTGGCCGACGTCCGGTTCGCCGCCGAGCAGGCCCGTCCGGAGCTCGCCGGTGTCCGGGGCGCCGCGGCGGCCGCGGCGTGGGAGGCATTCCTGCGCGGGCTCGTCGACCTCCACCTCGGGGCGCTGTCGGCCGGTCTCGCCGAGCACGCGGCCGGCACCCTCAGCGACCCGGTGCGTGAGGCACAGGACGAGGCGCTGAGGGCGGTGGACGAGCTGCTCCGCACGGCCGTGGCGGCCGGGGCGGTGCGCGCCGACCTCTCGGCGCTCGAGCTGGTGGTCGCCGTCGGCACCCTCACCAGGCCGCAGCCGGCCGAGGTGCTCCGTGCCGCGCCGCGGCTGCCGGAGCAGCTGCTGACGATCCTGGTCACCGGCACCGCGCCGAGTGGGCGGGCCTGA
- a CDS encoding NAD(P)-dependent alcohol dehydrogenase has product MRAIQYTAFGTRPQLVDVERPRPGPGEVLLRITASGLCHSDEFVMAMPQDGYPYPMPMTLGHEPAGVVEELGEGASGVTVGDAVIVYGCWGCGVCAMCADGSENLCLTGMLSPGLGVNGAMAEFMVVDTPRHLVPIGDLDPVRAASLTDAALTPYQAIKSVLPRIVGGTTTVVIGAGGLGHVAIQLLRALTPTRVVALDIGEDKLAFARENGAHEAFTSEPAAADKVKQLTGGRGADVVLDFVGMDVTGELAVACGGVASAVVVVGAGLGGAKIGLTSAPYNMTVSTSLWGRRKELIELVEMARRGQVQIHTTTYPITEGEQAYEDVHAGRIVGRAVVVP; this is encoded by the coding sequence GTGAGAGCCATCCAGTACACCGCGTTCGGAACGCGACCCCAGCTCGTCGACGTCGAACGCCCCCGGCCCGGCCCCGGCGAGGTGCTGCTGAGGATCACCGCCTCCGGGCTGTGCCACTCCGACGAGTTCGTGATGGCGATGCCCCAGGACGGCTACCCCTACCCGATGCCGATGACGCTCGGGCACGAGCCGGCCGGGGTCGTCGAGGAGCTCGGCGAGGGCGCCAGCGGCGTCACCGTGGGCGACGCGGTGATCGTCTACGGCTGCTGGGGCTGCGGCGTGTGCGCGATGTGCGCGGACGGCAGCGAGAACCTCTGCCTCACCGGGATGCTCTCCCCCGGCCTGGGCGTGAACGGTGCGATGGCCGAGTTCATGGTCGTCGACACCCCACGCCACCTCGTGCCGATCGGCGACCTCGACCCGGTGCGTGCGGCCTCGCTCACCGACGCCGCGCTGACGCCCTACCAGGCGATCAAGAGCGTGCTGCCGCGCATCGTCGGTGGCACGACCACCGTGGTCATCGGCGCCGGCGGGCTCGGCCACGTCGCGATCCAGCTGCTGCGCGCGCTCACGCCCACTCGTGTGGTCGCCCTCGACATCGGCGAGGACAAGCTGGCCTTCGCCCGCGAGAACGGCGCGCACGAGGCGTTCACCTCCGAGCCCGCCGCCGCCGACAAGGTCAAGCAGCTCACCGGCGGCCGGGGCGCGGACGTCGTCCTCGACTTCGTCGGCATGGACGTCACCGGCGAGCTCGCCGTGGCCTGTGGTGGCGTCGCCTCCGCGGTGGTCGTCGTGGGCGCCGGGCTCGGCGGCGCCAAGATCGGGCTGACCTCCGCGCCGTACAACATGACCGTGTCCACCTCGCTGTGGGGACGGCGCAAGGAGCTGATCGAGCTCGTCGAGATGGCGCGGCGCGGCCAGGTCCAGATCCACACCACCACCTACCCGATCACCGAGGGCGAGCAGGCCTACGAGGACGTGCACGCCGGGCGGATCGTGGGCCGGGCCGTGGTGGTGCCCTGA
- a CDS encoding pyridoxamine 5'-phosphate oxidase family protein: MSHDDAHRAEQRKLVELMEGMPIGMLTTYAPEDPNAVLLRLDVEQAEYGDTPGGKVASLLSFAKAKLTGDTLDADHGTVEP; the protein is encoded by the coding sequence GTGTCCCACGACGACGCCCACAGAGCCGAGCAGCGCAAGCTCGTCGAGCTGATGGAGGGCATGCCGATCGGCATGCTGACCACCTACGCTCCCGAGGACCCGAACGCCGTGCTGCTGCGCCTGGACGTGGAGCAGGCCGAGTACGGGGACACCCCGGGCGGCAAGGTCGCCTCGCTGCTCAGCTTCGCCAAGGCCAAGCTCACCGGCGACACCCTCGACGCCGACCACGGCACCGTCGAGCCCTGA